A region of the Candidatus Marsarchaeota archaeon genome:
CTCTTGCGCAGCGGCGAGTCTACCAGGTAGAGCACCAGGTATGTCATGATAAGGAAAACAAAGACGCCAGCATAAAGCTTGATGAGCAGTGGCCCCAGCGGGCTCAGCGTCACGAACGTGAACCTGCTTGATGGTATGAAGAACAGGACATTAAGCGTGGGCTGCGCAACCGACAATAGCGCCGCTGCCTTGCCCCTGTGGAGCAGCATCTTGTTGACGAAGATCCACCAGCTGAACAGGCTTGCATCGCCGAGCAGTATTATTATCACGCTTATGTAGTAAAGGTGCGTCAGGGCATACACGGTGCCGCTGAGCACCAGGAACACGGAGTACGAGACCGTGGCTACAAGCGTGGCAAAAAGGATGTATTTCAGCCCTACGTACCGGCGCGCAGACTTTGCTATCAGCACGGTGAGGATCGCTGGCAGCACTATGGCAAGAAGGCCGGTCAGCACCCCGCCTATCAGGATGTGCGGGAAGTGCGTGGCTGCCATGCTGTAATTCGAGAGCAGAACGTCGAACGTGCCTGCCACCAGGCCTACTGCTACAAGCAGCGCGAGGAGCCAGGCGCTGTTCGGCAAATGCCTGGAGAACAGGCCTACGTGCCTCAGCGAACCGCTGTAGCTCTTGTAAGCCATGAGAACACTGCCTACCTGCCGTACCTCCTCTTCCTTCTTGAGAACTCGGAGATCGCCCTGCCGAGGTCCCTCTCGGAGAAGTCGGGCCAGTACTTCTTCGTGAAGTATAGCTCTGAATAGGACGACTGCCAGGGCATGAAGCCGGACAGCCTGAGCTCGCCGGACGTCCTTATTATCAGGTCGGGCTCTGGAACTGCGGCAGTGCGCAGCTGGCTGCGCAGCAGCGCCTCGGTTATGCGCCTCTGCTTTTCGCGCAGCGCATTATAGACGAGGATCTTGGCCGCATGCAGTATGTCTTCCCTGCCTCCGTACGCTATGAGCAGGTTTATCGTGAAGTCCTTGTACCTCTTCGTCTTCGATTCAAGCGACCTTAGGGCCCTGCTGACGTTCTGTGGCAGAAGCTCCATGTTTCCGAAGATCTTGACGCGCGCGCCGTTCTTGGCGAGAAGGCCGAGCACATTCCTGTCGTGCGCCGTCTTTATGTAGAGCCTGTACAGCACGCTGAGCTCCGCCCTGTTCCTGCCATTCAGGTTTTCAGTAGATAGCGCCCACACCGTGAACGTCTTCACGCCGAGCTTCTTCAGCCATATGCCGAAGTCTATGGCCTTCTTGATGCCGAGGCCGTACCCGCTTAGCAGCGTCATCCTATGGTTTCTGGCCCAGCGCCTGTTGCCATCAGGTATGAGCGCGACGTTCTCCGGTATGTTCTCAATTTCCCTACGCATGTTACCGCATCGAATGCACTGAACGTGCAAAACAGCGTCTAACTACGCCGTGTACCTCTGGTTACCCTGTCATCAATCAGCATTAAATATCTGCATTTGTTATTACTTATATTAATGGGAATTATTAAATATTGCTAACCCTAGCCAAGCCCGTCCGGTGCCAGAATGGACCTTTTCGACCTCTACAAAATAAGCGACATCTCCGAGATAAAGGGGAACGACGAGGCCGTGAGGCAGCTGTCCGATTTTGCCATAGAGGTACAGGCAAAACGCGCCCAGATGCCCCCTCTCGTTTATGGGCCGCCGGGCACAGGCAAGACTGCAGCTGTCCATGCGCTTGCGGCCCGCCACAACTGGAACCTGATAGAGCTCAACGCCAGCGACTACCGGGACAGCGCCACGGTGAAGCGCATACTGATATCTTCTGCGACCTCGTCGTCGCTGTTCGGCACGAGGAACGTCATACTTCTGGATGAGATAGACGAGCTCAGCGCAAGGTTTGACAGCGGTGCGCAGGCTGCAGTATCATCGTTGATCGAACAGTCGCGCAACCCCATAATATTCATAGCCAACGACAGGTGGAGCAGGTCGATCTCGTTCCTCAGGTCGCGCACCATGCCTGTCGCATTCAAGAAGGTTTCCGTGCAGTCGATCGTAGGTGTGCTGGAAAGGCTCTCAGACGCGCACGGCATGGGCGTGCAGCGCGACGTCCTATACGAAATAGCTGCCCGGACCGACGGCGACGTCAGGAGCGCCATAAACGACATGTACGCAGTGGCGAGCGCGCAGCAGAAAACGATAGAGGTCATAGGCATGCGCGACAAGAAGCACGATGCCTTCGCGACGCTTGACCATATTTTCATGGCCAACACGCTTGCGGCTTCTCTGCGCGCCGCATCATCGGTCGGCCTGGAGCCCGAGATGCTCGTTAACTATCTGGAGGAGAACGTGCCGCGTCGTTATGCAAACAGCGCCGACCTGTCAAGGGCGATGTCCAGCATAGCCGACGCGTCGAAGTACCTTAACCGCGCCAACCGCTCCCACTACTACACGTACTGGCGGTATGCGAACGTGCTCATGTCGGGCGGCGTCTCGCTGGCAAAGGACAACTATCCCAGCACGTCCGAGCGCTATGCATTTCCCAGAGTGATCAAGTCGCTTAGCGCATCGAAGGAGGAGCGCAGCACGGGCGTCGCCATAGCGGGCAAGCTGCAGCGCGTCATAAACTCCAACATAAGGGAGATACGCAGGACCGACATGGCGCTGCTGGCGCACATGGCGCGCCTCTCGCAGCAGTCAGGCATGGACATAGAGGCTGTGCACGACTTCTTCATGCAGAAATACGGCCTTACGCCCAAGGAAATCTCGTGGATGGAAGCTAACTACGCGTGACTCCGAGCTTGCTGAGTAGAAGTCCGACAAGCTCCCTGTCATGCTCCTTGCTCGTCCTTATGCTTGCGGCCTCGTTGTGGCCTCCGCCGCTGTCTATGTAGCTGGCTTCTGTTTTCATCTCCTCTATGATCTTCCCTATGCCTATCGCGGGCGCCATGGCCTTGCTGATCCTTATCGAGGCTGAGCCGTTGCTGTGCACGATCGTTATCGTTTTGTCGCCGCTTCTCTTCTCGAATTCGTCCTGCAGGCCAGAGCAGTACTTGCCCTTGGTGACATGCTGCATGCCCAGGTCGAATATGGGCTTGTAGTCGACGACGTACACGCTCATGCCCAACATGCCGACGTAATGCTTGGCCGAGTTCACGCCGATGTCCATCGCTTTCGCATACTGCCCCTTCACATCGCGCAGCATGTCGTCGAATTTCTCCTTGCTCTCTAGTATGCCGTCGATGTATTTCGGCGTGATTCTTTGACCTGACGGCGCCTCTGGCCGCACAGTCAGCGCGTCGACTACAACTGCGATGTCGCATGCCTTCGTGTCGCCCTTATCGGCATAGCTGCTGTGGTCGCTTACCAGCGATGCCATCTTAAACACGGCGAAGCTCAGGCCGCTTATCATCTCCGCGAAGCAGGCCGCCACGAAACCTGCCGTTATGTTTGAATCGCCCCCGGCAAGCCACGGGCTGATGTAGTGCCTTGCGCCCTGCGTGTCGAAACCGTTTATCGGATGGTGGTCGATCCACAGGAAATCGTACTTGCCTTTCGCCTCGCCCATGCTCGCCTCGCTCTCCTTGGCGGTGCCGAAGTCTATGATGGTTATGAGCGGGCGCAATGCGCTGGCATACCTGTTCAACAGCAACGTGTCTGAATAAAATGAATCAAGCCCGTATGCCACTCCCGGGTTGATTATCCATATGACGTTATCCAGCGAATAGTGCGTACGTTCCTTCAGGCTCTCCACCGCTTTGTAGAGCGCAAGCGCCCCGTTCCCACCGTCACCATCATTGTGGAACCTTACCAGGACCGGCGCGCCGCTTATCAGCGCCTCAAGGAGCGTCTTGGCTGCATCTTTCAACGCCGGCGCCATCTTCGCCATAACGCCTGCTGCGCCGTTGCTCAGGTACTCTGTGCTCGGCTCGCCTATGGCTATCTTGCTGGCAAGCCGCCGCACCTTATCGCTCCATTCGTTCTTTCCGTTTCCTGTGACGCGCACGTTGAAACTGCCGTCGCCCTGCTCGGCGACTGCAACCTTGTCATACAGCTCGAGCCTCATGTCGCTCCTCAGCTGCATCACGGAGTCAGATACTACAGTATATACGTTGTCGCCGTCACGGCCTCCTAGCTTTATCGCGGTTACTATGCCTTCCATGTCTGCCATGAATATCATATCCTCGAACGTTGCTGCGCCTAGGTGCTGCTGTTCGTCGCATAGGAGATGCAGGTAGTCTTTATGGAGGCGTTTGTTATATAGCTGCAGTAGGTCTCGTTGTGGTGCGAGGCTGCTGCGCTGAGGAACAGGTAGTTCTCGCACGCGTTGAGCAGCGTGCCGCTAAGCCCGGCAGATCCGCACGATTCCGCGACGCTCGCAGGCGTGATTGTGGTGTTCGTGTAGTTCGTGCTTTTCTGCGCCCCGCTTTCCGAGAGGCAAAGGTCGTTGAGCGTGCCGCTTGTATGCGCGCAAAGCTGCTGGTTGCCTGTCCTCGCCGCGATCTGGTAGTAGCACATCGCGAGGTCGGTGGAGTTGAGCGTAGCAAGAGGGTTGGCCTCAAGGTAACTCAGCGAGTCCACGCTGCTTGAGTTGGCCGCCTGTACCTGCATGAGCACATACAATGGGGTGCCATTCGAAGAATCAGGGAGCATGCTGCAGTATGTGGCGTTGAGCGTGTCGAGCGCCCTGTTGTAGTAGTATGTGTCCTGGCAGTATGCGATTTCCGTCGAATTCGGTATGTCGCTGCAATACGATACGTTGTCAAAACCGTGCTCCTGCTCTAGGTCGTATATGCAAGTGGACTTGTACGTGGAATTGCCCAATGCCAGGCATTCGCTGAAGCTGCCGGAGTACTGTGCGGCATCGGTCGCGCATAAGGCTGCATCGGCCTGCGTCATGCCTGCGGCATAGCATGCGCTTGCATTGCCTTCCCGCTCGGCAAGGCCGAGCGCGCACGTGCTTCTCTGCTGCTCAATGCCTACTAAGCCGCATATCGTGGCGTTCTCCGTGGAGTTGGCCAGCTGCGCATAGCATGCGTTCCTTTGCGCCGGCAGGAGTATGCGCCCGCATCCCTGCAGCGGGGTCACGGCCAGTGCGTCAAGCACGGACAGCACCAGCGCCGCGACCAGCAGCACGCCTATGCCTATTAATGTTATGAGCACGCGGTCCCTGTGCGACAGCACCATGCGCTCCCTCCGTACCGCATTGCCTTGAGCTTCCTTTTCCTCGGCCTTTCGCCTAAACCACGCCATAGATGTCAGCTCTGCCTAATGACGAACGCTCTGGAACAGATTGTCGCCGATTCGGGCCTTCAATCCCTTCCATCCTACTGCCTAACCTATCTTCGCATTCAATTTATTAATCGTTCTGGTAATACTTTAATACCTGCATGAGAAAAGGGTAGCGATAGCATGCGCAAGAAAATAGTGTACATAGGACTGCTGCTCATGGCACTATCTGTTGCGCTCTTTGTTTCAGTATCATCATCGTCGTTGAACGTGCCGCACGGCCAGCAGCTTGTCGAGAACATGACAATACCCGTGCTAGGTTACAAGGCAATGCCGATAACGGCCAACGGTACATCCGCAATCGAGTTCTATACGGCATCGAGCAGCGCATCAAACGTGTTCCTGTTCAACCAGAGCGCTTTCACTGCATGGAACAGCAGCATGCCAAGCCAGCCGTACAACGGCCTGAAGCTTGCCGAGTCGCTGGAAGGCATGGGCGCTATGGTCATATACGGCGGGACGCCTGCCGCGCTCGTGCCCCCGACGCTATCGTATCCCCCGGCATATATCAGCAACGCGCTTAACGAGAGCACCGGCGTGGTGCCTGCAGGGGCGTATTATGCGGTCATAGAGAATATGAACGGCACGCTCGTGAATGCAAACCCGATAAACGCGACGTTCGTGTACCTTCCGGCCGTCACTTCCAAGCTGGCCAGCCAGTCTTTTATCAGGTTCAGTGCAGAGGGCATAGCCGCAATACTGCTGTTCGTGGCAGGCATAGTGCTTGCTGTGTACGGCGCCATGCGGCCCAGCCCTGCCCAGGCCGCGAAGGGAGTGCCCACACAGGCAGAAGTAGACGCGCTCTATCATGGCATAAGAAGCGATAGGTATAAGAAGACTGGAGCCCCCAAAACAGGTAAGGATGGGGCGAAGCGGCCAAGGCACGCAAGCCAATGATGATAAACCATGGACGAGCTTGAAGAGCGCATTGCGGGCGAGATCGCACTTTCGGACAGCCCGGGCGGCGTCATGAAGAAGTGGCGCGAGCTGTTCGGGATAACGCAGGCCGACCTTGCCAAGGTGATAAAGATCTCGGCCTCTACGATAAGCGACTACGAGAGCAACCGCAGGCTCAGCCCCGGCGTCGGCGTCATAAAGCGCTTCGTGACGGCGCTCTTCAGCATAGACGACAGCAGGGGCAGCGCGGTGAGGCAGAGCCTCGAGAAGTTCTCAGGAGGGAACAAGGATGCCGAGCCGCCATACAAGATCCACGATTTCACAACGCCTATAAGCGCCATGGACTTCACGCGCATAATAGAGGGCAAGGTAGTGGCGAATCCCTCAACAATGGACTCCATAAAGCTTTTCGGCTACACCGAGCTCGACAGCATACGCGTCATACTGGAGATGCAACTGTCAGAGTATCCCAAGCTTTTCGGCTCGACGACCGAGCGCGTGTTCATATTCGAGCACGTGTCGACTGGAAGGTCGCCTATGGTGGTGATACGCGTCGCGCCGATAAAGCCCAAGGTCGTGCTCATACACAATCTGACCAACGTGGACAAGCTTGCGGTGAAGATCGCGCAGATAGAAAACATCCCATTGCTCACCACGAAGCTCCCTCTAGAAGAGATGGTGAACAGGCTTAGCAAGATATGATCGAATGGCCGTATTGCTCTTGGGCTTATTACGACTGTGTAATCAGCCCCAGACATCGGCTTTTATCTCCGCCTTAGGCACGTTCAGCTGCACGAGCGCGTCCTTCAGCGCATTGACGAAAGGCAGCGGCCCGCATATGTAACTCACGCGTTCCAGCACATCCGGGGCATGCTTCTTTATCATGTCGGCTCCTATGTGGCCGGTCTCGCCCTGCCAACCGTCTCCCGGTTGCGGCCTCGTGACAGTGACTGCGAGCTTTATGTTAAGGTCTTTCGCTAGCTGGAAGAGCTCCTCCTTGAGGAGTATCTCTGTTGGGAACTTCACGCTGTAGAGCAGCACCGCGTCTGCCGTGGTGCCCAGGCGCTTAAGGTGGCGTATCATTGACATGAACGGCGCAAGGCCGGTGCCGCCTGCAATAAAGAGGACTTTCTTGTCAACTCCCGGAACGAACTTGAACTGTCCGTGCGGGCCCACAACGTTGTACCTGTCTCCCGGCTTGGTCTCCATGAAGTGCGAAACGTGCCCGCCGTGCTCCTTTACCACGAAGAACTCGAGCTCGGGCGCGTTAGGCTCAGACGCTATGGAAAAGGCCCTGCCTACGCACTCCTTTCCGCTAGCATCTATGCCATATATCATGGCGAACATGCCGGCATCGAAGTTCAATGCGCTGCCGTCAACCGCCTTCATCCGCACAAGCTGGACCTCCGGCGTCGCGCTCTCTGAAAGCGTTATTTCATATAGCTTCTTTGTTACCGGATACGCAACATCTGGCATATAATCACGGGTTATTTGAATGCACTCGAATTAATTTAAAGCTTGGTGCGTGCTTGAATCTCTCCAATGAAGGCGACCACGGCATTTGCGGTCTCCTCAGCGCCTAAGAAATGCGGCGTGTGGCCGCCGCCATCTATTATTTTGATGCGGCTGTTGCCTATGCCTTTGGCGAAGACGTCCGCGAAACGCCTGTCTATCGTTTTGTCGTCAGCACCCCATATGATGAGCGTGGGGGCGTTTATCCTTGATAATATGTTGCTCGTGAGCTGGTCCGTCGTTGCGTTTTCCCCTGCTATGCTCCTCATCACATACTCCCTGTTGTCGTTCGTCATGATGAGCTTTTTGATCATATCATCGCGCCGTGCCTCGATGTCGCCATTGCTCAGCAGCTCGTCGAACTGCTCCTCCAGCCCAGCCGCATCCTCAAGTATGAGCGCCTTTATCTCGTAAAGCGAGGCATAGTAAGCGGCTACCCAGCCGCCATAAGAATTGCCCATTATGCACGCATCGCCGTAATGCGTGGCCTCAAGGAATCCCCTAAGCGCATCAACCTGCACCTTTACCGTGTACTCTATCCTTGGGGCATCTGATTCCCCATGGCCGAGAAGGTCGAGAAGCGTCACGTCGTAATCTTCTGGCATGAACCCCACAAACCTCTCCCATGCCCTTGTCGTGCCTCCCAGCCCGTGAATCAGCAACAGCTTAGGGCCGTTGCCTGCGTGGCGGAGCGAATGCAGCATACCTATGCTGGTATTGACGTCCTGCCTGGTAAAATCCTTTGAATAGTCCATCGCATCACTTGCCGTAGAAGAAGTGAACGGGTCTGCCTGCCGCAGCCTCCGCCGCCTCCTGGACAGACTCGCTGAACGTCGGGTGCGGGTGTATTGTTGAGGCTATGTCTTCCACGGTGGCTCCCATCTCTATGGCCAGCGACGCCTCTGCAATCATGGCGTTGGCATCAGGCGAGACTATCTCAACTCCTTTCACGATCCCGTCCCCATCGTATGCGATTTTCACGAACCCTGCAGTTTCGTCGAACGCTATCGCCCTGCCGAGGGCAGTGAGCGGGAACTTCTTGACCGTTATGCCATTGCCTTCCTCGATGCTGCCTGCTATTGCGATTTCAGGATCGGAGAATATGACTGCAGGTACGACTCTGTTGTCGTACGAGACCTGCATTCCTGCCGCGGCCTCCGCCGCAACTACACCCTGCCTCATCGCCTTGTGGGCCAGCATCGGTTCGCCGATGACGTCTCCTATGGCAAAAATATTGCCTTCTGCGGTCCTTAGGTGCGCATCCACCCCGACGAAGCCCTTCTGGTCGCGCTCCACCTTGGTGTTGTCAAGGCCTAGGCCGTCAGTATAGGGAACGAGCCCAACTGCCACTACAACAATATCGGAGTTCAGCATTGTACCGTCGCTGAGCTTCACTGCCGCCCCATCGCGGGAGACTGGTGTCACGGCAGTGCGGACATCTATCCCAAGGCTCGCCATCTTCTTCTTTACTACTGCGACCGCCTCCTTGTCGAACCTCGACAGTACATCAGACCTGGCTACTATCGATACCTTGGTGCCAAGTTTCGCATAAAGCATGCCTATCTCGACAGATACGTATCCTGCGCCGATTATCGTCATGCTCTTCGGAACGTAGTCGAGCATAAGCGCCTGCTTGTAATCCAGAACGGTTTTGCCGTCGAACTCGAAGCCCTTCATAGGTGCGGGCACCGAGCCCGTCGCTATTATCGCGCTCTTGAAGTCCAGCTCTATGCCGGTGCTCAGCTGCAGCTTGCTGTTCGACAGGAATGTTGCGGTGCCCTTGAACACGTCTATCTGGTTCATCTTGCACAGGTACGCTACGCCATCCTCGAGCTTCTTTGACACCGCCATGCGCCACTCGTACATCTTCTTCGCGTCGAGCGTCACATTATCAGCATGGATGCCGAACTTCTCAGAGTTCTTGGCCTCGTAGAATATGTCTGATATGTGTATCAGTGTCTTCGAGGGTATGCAGGCATAGTTCAGGCAATGCCCTCCCAGCTTCTCCTTCTCCACCAATGCCACGCTTTTTCCAAGCTCTGCAGCGCGGATTGCTGCGACATAGCCACCCACGCCTCCACCTATTATGGCAATGTCGACGTTCTCCGGGAGTTCACCCATTACCATGCGAGCACCACAATCAAAGCATCTCCAGGAAGTCTGGATCCTCTATGTACTTCTTGAAGGCGTTGCCCATCCTGACGGCCTCCGCTCCGTCAACAACCCTGTGGTCGAACGTCAGCGTGAAAGGCAGTATCCTTCCGGCCTTCACTATGCCATTTTCCACAACGGGCCAATCGCGCACAACGGTCACGCCCAGTATAGCCACGTCAGGGTAGTTTATCATGGGCACTGCAAGGAATCCGCCGCCCAGGCTGCCAACATTCGTTATGGTGAAGCTGCTGTCGCGCATCTCGTCCAGCGTTATGCTCTGGTCGGTGACCTTCCTGTGCAGCTCTGCTATCTCGTTGGCGAGCTCAAGTATGCTCTTCTTGTCCGCGTCCTTCACCACCACGACCTTCAGCCCGTCAGGTCCCTCAGCTGCGAGGCCTATGTTGTAATACTTCTTCACTATTATCTCCAGCTTGTCGCGGTCGTAGCTCGCATTGAAATGAGGATTCTCCTTGAGCGCCTCGACTGTCGCCTTGATTATGAACGGCAGGTAGGAGAGCTTGACGCCGAACTGCTCCAGCATCTTGCCCTTTTCTTTCTGCATCACGTCAAAGAGGGCATTAGCGTCTGCGATGTCCATATGCGATGCTCTTGGTATGGTCCATGACGCCTCCATGTTCTTCGCAATCGCCTTGCGCGTCTGGGTCAGCGGCACGCGCTCCACAGTCTCGCCGTGCTGCTCCTCCAGCACTTCGGAGAACTTGGGCGTAGCGGCTGCCTGCTGCGGTGCGGCGCTAGACTTGGAAGCGAACGCCCTTACATCGTTCTCGAGTATGCGCCCGTGTGGGCCTGTGCCAGGCACCACATTTATGTCTATTCCGAGCTGCTCCGCCAGCCTGCGCACGGACGGCGCGGCTTCTGCCTCCTTTGCTGCCGGTTTGGCTTGCGTTGCTGTTGTTGCTGCCTGCGGTTTCTGCGACTGCTGCTGGGCCTGGCCAGGCTTAGCAGCCACGCCTTTGAGTTCCTCAGCTGTGCCTATAATAGCTATGGTGTCGCCGACATTCACGTCAGTGCCCTCCTTCGCCACCACCTTTACCATGCCGCTGCCAGGCGCCGGGACGTCGACTACTGCCTTGTCGGTCTCCACCTTGACTATTGGCTGGTCTTCTTTCACCATTTCGCCGTCCTTGACGAGCCACTTCTGTATATGACCCTCTGTTATTCCTTCTCCAACATCAACGAATTTCAGCTCCTTCATTGGAACACCTACATCGACAGCAGCTTGTCTATTGCATTGCCTATCCTGGTCTCGTTCGGCAGGTAATATTGTTCATAGCCGGGGAATGGATAAGGGAAGCTTGGGGCCGCGACCCTCATTATCGGTGCATCCAGATCGTACATGGCCTTCTCGGCTATCCTTGCCGATACCTCTGCGCCCACCCCGAAGCTCGTCGGCGCCTCGTGCACGATGAGCACCCTTCCAGTCTTCTTAGCGCCTTCGAGAACCGTCTTCTCGTCGAGCGGGTTTATCGTCCTAAGGTCTATGACCTGCGCCGACACCTTCTTCTTCTCCACCACATCGTTTACCAGGCTAGCCATCGTGCCATAAGTTATTATCGTCACGTCATCGCCCTCTTTGAGAATGCTTGCTTTTCCTATCGGCACCTCGTACATCGCATCGGGCACCTCCTGCTTGAAGAGCCTGTATAGCTTCGTCGGCTCCAGGAACAGCACCGGATCGTTGAGATGCGCGGCAGCTATGAAAAGCCCCTTGGCGTCGTAAGGCGTGGATGGCTCGACGACTATTATGCCTCCCGGATGCGCGAAGAATGCCTCGGGACTCTCAGAATGGTGCTCCAGCGTGCGCACCCCTCCGCTTACCGGGGTCCTTATGATCATAGGCAGGCTCATCGCAGAGCGCGTCCTGCTCCTGTACCTTGCGGCATGGTTGACCAGCTGGCTGAATGACAGGTACATGAAGCCCGCGAACTGCAGCTCCGGCACCGGGTGCATGCCTGCCAGCGCCATCCCTATGGCAGTTCCGACTATGCCCGATTCTGCTAGAGGCGTGTCTATGACCCTGTCTGCGCCGTACTTGTCGAAGAGTCCATCGGTGACCCTGAACACCCCACCGTCCTTGCCTATGTCCTCACCGAGAAGCACCATGTCCTGATTTTCCTGCATGCAGAGGTCCATTGCGCTGTTAAGCGCGCCTATCATATTAGTGTTCATGCGATCGCTTCAACCCTGCCAGAAGCCTGCGCTTATGGCCTCGTCCTCCTCGCCCTTGAGCACATCAGGCATGAAGCTGTAAACGTTCTCGAACATGCTCCTGGGGTCGGGCTTGAACTGCTCTGCCTTCTCCACTGCCTCGTCTATGAGCTTCAGCTGCTCGTCCTGCATCTTGCCTTCCATGCTGTCGTTCCAGAGCCTCTTGCCCTCTAGATATTTCCTGACGCGCGCGATCGGATCCTTCGCCTTCCATGCTTCGACATCAGCGTCAGGCCTGTACTTCGTCGGGTCGTCGGCCGTCGTGTGCATGCTCATCCTGTACGTCACAGCCTCTATGAGCGTCGGCCCTGTCGCGGTGTCGCTTATCGCGTCGCTCGTGGCCTTGTACATGGCAATTACGTCATTGCCATCCACTTGCATGCATTTTATGCCTGCGGCGATGCCCTTCTGCGCGAGCGTCTGTGCCGCCGACTGCTTCGACCTGGGCACCGATATGGCCCACTGGTTGTTCTCTATGATAATGACAAGCGGCAGCTTGAAGACGCCAGCGAAGTTTATGCTCTCGTAGAAGTCGCCCTCTGACGTGCCGCCGTCGCCGACGTACGCTATCGTAGCAGATCCGGTCTTCCTGTACTTCTGCGCGTACGCCATCCCAACGCTGTGCGGCAGCTGCGTGCTCACAGGCACCGCCACCGGCAGGCCGTTCACGCTCTTCGGCACCGCATTCCCCTCCTCGAAGCCTCGCCAGTAAACGAAGAAATCCTCGAGCGGCAGCCCTCTCACAAGATAAACTGCATGCTGCCTGAAGTTCGGCACAAAGATGTCGTTCTGGCGCATAGCCGATGCGCTGCCCACCTGGACGGCCTCCTCGCCTATCAGCGGTGCATACGTTACAGCCCTCCCCTGCCTCTGCAAGCTGAGCGTCTTCGCGTCAAGGGCCCTTGCGAAGCTCATCTTCCTGTACATGTCCAGTATCTTGTCGTCAGTGAGTTCCTTGGGCATCAGGCTGGCGTCTATAGCGCCGCTCTCATCCATTACCTGCATGTAACTTATAGAACCGTTGTAGACCTCCTTCAGCATCACATCGCCAGATTTCCGTATATCTCTGCAATCTT
Encoded here:
- the uppS gene encoding polyprenyl diphosphate synthase, encoding MRREIENIPENVALIPDGNRRWARNHRMTLLSGYGLGIKKAIDFGIWLKKLGVKTFTVWALSTENLNGRNRAELSVLYRLYIKTAHDRNVLGLLAKNGARVKIFGNMELLPQNVSRALRSLESKTKRYKDFTINLLIAYGGREDILHAAKILVYNALREKQRRITEALLRSQLRTAAVPEPDLIIRTSGELRLSGFMPWQSSYSELYFTKKYWPDFSERDLGRAISEFSRRKRRYGR
- a CDS encoding replication factor C large subunit, with protein sequence MDLFDLYKISDISEIKGNDEAVRQLSDFAIEVQAKRAQMPPLVYGPPGTGKTAAVHALAARHNWNLIELNASDYRDSATVKRILISSATSSSLFGTRNVILLDEIDELSARFDSGAQAAVSSLIEQSRNPIIFIANDRWSRSISFLRSRTMPVAFKKVSVQSIVGVLERLSDAHGMGVQRDVLYEIAARTDGDVRSAINDMYAVASAQQKTIEVIGMRDKKHDAFATLDHIFMANTLAASLRAASSVGLEPEMLVNYLEENVPRRYANSADLSRAMSSIADASKYLNRANRSHYYTYWRYANVLMSGGVSLAKDNYPSTSERYAFPRVIKSLSASKEERSTGVAIAGKLQRVINSNIREIRRTDMALLAHMARLSQQSGMDIEAVHDFFMQKYGLTPKEISWMEANYA
- a CDS encoding helix-turn-helix domain-containing protein; its protein translation is MDELEERIAGEIALSDSPGGVMKKWRELFGITQADLAKVIKISASTISDYESNRRLSPGVGVIKRFVTALFSIDDSRGSAVRQSLEKFSGGNKDAEPPYKIHDFTTPISAMDFTRIIEGKVVANPSTMDSIKLFGYTELDSIRVILEMQLSEYPKLFGSTTERVFIFEHVSTGRSPMVVIRVAPIKPKVVLIHNLTNVDKLAVKIAQIENIPLLTTKLPLEEMVNRLSKI
- a CDS encoding FAD-binding oxidoreductase, producing the protein MPDVAYPVTKKLYEITLSESATPEVQLVRMKAVDGSALNFDAGMFAMIYGIDASGKECVGRAFSIASEPNAPELEFFVVKEHGGHVSHFMETKPGDRYNVVGPHGQFKFVPGVDKKVLFIAGGTGLAPFMSMIRHLKRLGTTADAVLLYSVKFPTEILLKEELFQLAKDLNIKLAVTVTRPQPGDGWQGETGHIGADMIKKHAPDVLERVSYICGPLPFVNALKDALVQLNVPKAEIKADVWG
- a CDS encoding alpha/beta hydrolase, translated to MDYSKDFTRQDVNTSIGMLHSLRHAGNGPKLLLIHGLGGTTRAWERFVGFMPEDYDVTLLDLLGHGESDAPRIEYTVKVQVDALRGFLEATHYGDACIMGNSYGGWVAAYYASLYEIKALILEDAAGLEEQFDELLSNGDIEARRDDMIKKLIMTNDNREYVMRSIAGENATTDQLTSNILSRINAPTLIIWGADDKTIDRRFADVFAKGIGNSRIKIIDGGGHTPHFLGAEETANAVVAFIGEIQARTKL
- the lpdA gene encoding dihydrolipoyl dehydrogenase, producing the protein MVMGELPENVDIAIIGGGVGGYVAAIRAAELGKSVALVEKEKLGGHCLNYACIPSKTLIHISDIFYEAKNSEKFGIHADNVTLDAKKMYEWRMAVSKKLEDGVAYLCKMNQIDVFKGTATFLSNSKLQLSTGIELDFKSAIIATGSVPAPMKGFEFDGKTVLDYKQALMLDYVPKSMTIIGAGYVSVEIGMLYAKLGTKVSIVARSDVLSRFDKEAVAVVKKKMASLGIDVRTAVTPVSRDGAAVKLSDGTMLNSDIVVVAVGLVPYTDGLGLDNTKVERDQKGFVGVDAHLRTAEGNIFAIGDVIGEPMLAHKAMRQGVVAAEAAAGMQVSYDNRVVPAVIFSDPEIAIAGSIEEGNGITVKKFPLTALGRAIAFDETAGFVKIAYDGDGIVKGVEIVSPDANAMIAEASLAIEMGATVEDIASTIHPHPTFSESVQEAAEAAAGRPVHFFYGK
- a CDS encoding 2-oxo acid dehydrogenase subunit E2; this encodes MKELKFVDVGEGITEGHIQKWLVKDGEMVKEDQPIVKVETDKAVVDVPAPGSGMVKVVAKEGTDVNVGDTIAIIGTAEELKGVAAKPGQAQQQSQKPQAATTATQAKPAAKEAEAAPSVRRLAEQLGIDINVVPGTGPHGRILENDVRAFASKSSAAPQQAAATPKFSEVLEEQHGETVERVPLTQTRKAIAKNMEASWTIPRASHMDIADANALFDVMQKEKGKMLEQFGVKLSYLPFIIKATVEALKENPHFNASYDRDKLEIIVKKYYNIGLAAEGPDGLKVVVVKDADKKSILELANEIAELHRKVTDQSITLDEMRDSSFTITNVGSLGGGFLAVPMINYPDVAILGVTVVRDWPVVENGIVKAGRILPFTLTFDHRVVDGAEAVRMGNAFKKYIEDPDFLEML